Proteins from a genomic interval of Rhizobium etli CFN 42:
- the trpB gene encoding tryptophan synthase subunit beta, translated as MNETPKPNSFRSGPDEDGRFGIYGGRFVAETLMPLILDLQDEWNKAKSDPAFQAELKHLGAHYIGRPSPLYFAERLTAELGGAKIYFKREELNHTGSHKINNCIGQILLAKRMGKTRIIAETGAGQHGVASATVAARFGLPCVVYMGATDVERQAPNVFRMKLLGAEVKPVTAGSGTLKDAMNEALRDWVTNVEDTYYLIGTAAGPHPYPEMVRDFQSVIGAEAKEQMLAAEGRLPDLVVAAVGGGSNAIGIFHPFLDDSSVKIVGVEAGGKGLQGDEHCASITAGSPGVLHGNRTYLLQDGDGQIKEGHSISAGLDYPGIGPEHSWLSDIGRVDYVPIMDHEALEAFQTLTRLEGIIPALEAAHAIAEVIKRAPKMGKDEIILMNLSGRGDKDIFTVGKILGMGL; from the coding sequence GTGAACGAAACGCCTAAACCGAATTCCTTCCGTTCCGGACCTGACGAAGATGGTCGTTTCGGCATCTACGGCGGTCGTTTCGTTGCCGAAACGTTGATGCCGCTGATTCTCGATCTGCAGGACGAATGGAACAAGGCGAAGAGCGATCCGGCCTTCCAGGCGGAATTGAAGCATCTCGGCGCGCACTATATCGGCCGGCCGAGCCCGCTTTATTTTGCTGAACGGCTGACGGCCGAACTCGGCGGCGCGAAGATCTATTTCAAGCGCGAGGAGCTGAACCACACCGGCTCGCACAAGATCAACAATTGCATCGGCCAGATCCTGCTCGCCAAGCGCATGGGCAAGACGCGGATCATCGCCGAGACCGGCGCCGGCCAGCATGGCGTCGCCTCCGCAACCGTCGCCGCCCGCTTCGGCCTTCCCTGCGTGGTCTACATGGGCGCGACCGATGTCGAGCGGCAGGCGCCGAACGTTTTCCGCATGAAGCTGCTCGGCGCCGAAGTCAAACCGGTGACGGCAGGTAGCGGCACGCTGAAGGACGCCATGAACGAGGCGCTCCGCGACTGGGTCACCAATGTCGAGGATACCTATTACTTGATCGGCACGGCGGCCGGCCCGCATCCCTATCCGGAGATGGTCCGCGATTTCCAGTCGGTGATCGGCGCGGAAGCGAAAGAGCAGATGCTGGCCGCCGAAGGCCGCCTGCCGGATCTCGTCGTCGCTGCCGTCGGCGGCGGATCGAATGCGATCGGCATCTTCCACCCCTTCCTCGACGATTCCTCGGTGAAGATCGTCGGCGTCGAAGCCGGCGGCAAGGGCCTGCAGGGCGACGAACATTGCGCCTCGATCACCGCCGGGTCCCCTGGCGTTCTGCACGGCAACCGCACCTACCTGCTGCAGGATGGCGACGGCCAGATCAAGGAAGGCCATTCCATTTCGGCCGGTCTCGATTATCCCGGCATCGGTCCCGAACATTCCTGGCTGAGCGATATCGGCCGCGTCGACTACGTGCCGATCATGGACCACGAGGCGCTCGAGGCTTTCCAGACCCTGACCCGCCTCGAAGGCATCATTCCGGCGCTTGAGGCCGCGCATGCGATCGCCGAGGTCATCAAGCGCGCGCCGAAGATGGGCAAGGACGAGATCATCCTGATGAACCTCTCCGGCCGCGGCGACAAGGATATCTTCACCGTCGGCAAGATTCTGGGAATGGGACTGTAA
- a CDS encoding DUF2852 domain-containing protein has protein sequence MNQSALLRPDWTPATIALMILGFMVFWPLGLAMLAYIIFGDRLRGFKRDVNQATDGFFASCRRSHGRHRPHFSTGNVAFDDWRKAELDRIEEERRRLDQMREEFDEYLRELRRAKDQEEFDRFMRDRKNAKRDDNGPVAEFQTP, from the coding sequence ATGAACCAGTCAGCATTGCTTCGACCGGATTGGACTCCGGCTACCATTGCCCTGATGATTCTCGGCTTCATGGTTTTCTGGCCTCTGGGTCTGGCCATGCTTGCCTATATCATCTTCGGCGATCGTCTGCGCGGCTTCAAGCGCGACGTTAATCAGGCGACCGATGGTTTCTTTGCCTCCTGCCGCCGTTCGCATGGCCGTCACCGCCCGCATTTCTCGACCGGAAATGTCGCCTTCGACGACTGGCGTAAGGCCGAGCTCGACCGGATCGAGGAAGAGCGCCGCAGGCTCGACCAAATGCGCGAGGAATTCGACGAATATCTCCGTGAACTCCGCCGCGCCAAGGACCAGGAAGAGTTCGATCGCTTCATGCGTGATCGCAAGAACGCCAAGCGTGACGATAACGGCCCGGTCGCGGAGTTCCAGACGCCGTGA
- a CDS encoding M48 family metallopeptidase codes for MFPLLKTRPKVRKPAPPETRTLDVAGRLMPLTIKQHDQATRITLRIEPGGRALRMTVPRGLAAREVNAFLDRHQGWLLTKLAKFSTDTGLSDGGKILLRGVSHRIEHTGSLRGLTEVVSLDGTPVLRVSGLPEHVGRRIAAFLKKEARADLERLAAMHAATIRAPIRSISMKDTRSRWGSCSSEGNLSFSWRIVMAPPSVIDYLAAHEVAHLKEMNHGPRFWALCKKLCPGMEEAKSWLKRHGSQLHAIDFD; via the coding sequence ATGTTTCCGCTTCTGAAGACACGGCCAAAGGTGCGAAAGCCAGCTCCGCCCGAAACGCGGACGCTCGATGTCGCCGGCCGGCTCATGCCGCTGACCATTAAGCAGCACGATCAGGCAACCCGTATCACCCTTCGCATCGAGCCGGGCGGGCGGGCCTTGAGGATGACGGTGCCGAGAGGTCTTGCGGCGCGTGAGGTCAATGCTTTCCTCGATCGGCACCAGGGATGGCTGCTCACCAAGCTTGCCAAGTTTTCGACCGATACGGGCTTGAGCGACGGCGGCAAGATCCTCCTGCGCGGCGTTTCCCATCGCATCGAGCACACGGGCAGCCTGCGCGGCTTGACGGAGGTGGTCTCTTTGGATGGCACCCCTGTGCTGCGCGTCAGTGGCCTGCCTGAACATGTCGGAAGGCGCATCGCGGCCTTCCTCAAGAAAGAGGCCCGCGCCGATCTGGAAAGACTGGCGGCGATGCACGCGGCAACGATCCGGGCGCCGATCCGCTCGATCTCGATGAAGGATACCCGCAGCCGCTGGGGCTCCTGCTCGTCGGAGGGAAACTTAAGTTTCTCCTGGCGCATCGTCATGGCGCCGCCTTCGGTGATCGACTATCTTGCCGCTCATGAGGTCGCCCATCTCAAGGAGATGAACCACGGGCCGCGCTTCTGGGCGCTGTGCAAGAAGCTTTGCCCCGGTATGGAGGAAGCGAAATCTTGGCTGAAGCGGCACGGCAGTCAGCTGCACGCCATCGATTTCGACTGA
- the accD gene encoding acetyl-CoA carboxylase, carboxyltransferase subunit beta, which translates to MNWITNYVRPRINSMLGRREVPENLWIKCPETGEMVFHKDLESNKWVIPASGYHMKMPAKARLADLFDNGEYESLPQPKVAQDPLKFRDSKKYSDRLRDSRLKTEQEDTILAGLGKVQGLKLVAVVHEFNFIGGSLGIAAGEAIVKAFERATSEKCPLVMFPASGGARMQEGILSLMQLPRTTVAVDLLKESGQPYVVVLTNPTTGGVTASYAMLGDIHLAEPGAEIGFAGKRVIEQTLREKLPEGFQTSEYLLEHGMVDMVVKRHDIPETLARVLKILTKKPVSAANDVTRGAIALAASA; encoded by the coding sequence TTGAACTGGATCACCAACTACGTTCGCCCGCGGATCAATTCCATGCTGGGCCGTCGCGAAGTGCCGGAGAACCTCTGGATCAAGTGCCCGGAAACGGGCGAGATGGTCTTCCATAAGGACCTGGAATCCAACAAATGGGTCATTCCGGCATCCGGTTATCACATGAAGATGCCGGCCAAGGCGCGCCTTGCCGATCTTTTCGACAACGGCGAGTATGAGTCGCTGCCGCAGCCGAAGGTCGCCCAGGACCCGTTGAAGTTCCGCGATTCGAAGAAATATAGCGATCGTCTGCGTGACAGCCGCCTGAAGACCGAACAGGAGGACACGATCCTCGCCGGCCTCGGAAAGGTGCAGGGTCTGAAACTCGTTGCCGTCGTGCACGAATTCAACTTCATCGGCGGTTCGCTCGGCATCGCCGCCGGCGAGGCGATCGTCAAGGCTTTTGAACGTGCGACGTCGGAAAAATGCCCGCTGGTGATGTTCCCAGCCTCCGGCGGTGCGCGCATGCAGGAAGGCATTCTCTCGCTGATGCAGCTGCCGCGCACGACCGTTGCCGTCGATCTGCTCAAGGAATCCGGCCAACCCTATGTCGTCGTGCTGACCAACCCGACGACGGGTGGTGTGACGGCCTCCTACGCCATGCTCGGCGATATTCACCTGGCCGAGCCCGGCGCCGAAATCGGTTTTGCCGGCAAGCGGGTGATCGAGCAGACGCTGCGTGAAAAGCTGCCGGAAGGCTTCCAGACCTCCGAATATCTGCTGGAACATGGTATGGTCGACATGGTGGTCAAACGTCACGACATTCCGGAAACGCTGGCGCGGGTCCTGAAAATTCTAACGAAAAAGCCCGTGTCGGCAGCCAACGACGTGACTCGTGGAGCGATCGCCTTGGCGGCGAGCGCCTGA
- a CDS encoding bifunctional folylpolyglutamate synthase/dihydrofolate synthase — protein MIPRGQTAVSEAAQEIEKLMGLHPKGFDLSLDRITRLLDRLGNPHRKLPPVVHVAGTNGKGSVTAFCRALLEAGGYSAHVHTSPHLVNWHERYRIGVAGGRGQLVDDAVFAEAVRRVAEANAGQHITVFEILTAVTFILFSEHPADAAIIEVGLGGRFDATNVISDPAVSVIMPISLDHQPYLGDRVELIAAEKAGIMKPGLPVVIGHQEYDAALDVLMSTAERLHCPSAVFGQDFMAHEEYGRLVYQDEYGLADLPLPRLPGRHQYANAAAAIRAVKAAGFTVTETMMEKAMNCVEWPGRLQRLSEGRLLSHAPLGAEIWVDGGHNPGAGEVIAEAMASFEERQPRPLFLIIGMINTKDPIGYFKAFTGLVEKVFCVPIRGSDAMIDPVILSNAAYDAGLVAEPMSTVGDALEAIKTALQPAALPPRILVGGSLYLVGDVLTDNGTPPK, from the coding sequence TTGATACCCAGAGGCCAAACCGCGGTGAGTGAGGCAGCACAGGAGATCGAAAAACTCATGGGATTGCATCCCAAGGGGTTCGATCTGTCTCTCGATCGCATCACCCGTCTCCTCGACCGACTTGGCAATCCGCACAGGAAACTGCCACCGGTGGTCCATGTCGCCGGCACCAACGGCAAGGGCTCGGTCACCGCTTTCTGCCGCGCTTTGCTTGAAGCCGGCGGCTACAGCGCCCATGTCCATACCTCGCCGCATCTCGTCAATTGGCACGAGCGTTATCGCATCGGTGTGGCGGGCGGACGCGGGCAACTCGTCGATGATGCCGTCTTTGCCGAGGCCGTGCGCCGCGTGGCCGAGGCCAATGCCGGTCAGCACATCACCGTCTTCGAGATTCTGACGGCGGTCACTTTCATTCTGTTTTCCGAACATCCGGCCGATGCTGCGATCATCGAAGTTGGCCTCGGCGGCCGTTTCGACGCCACCAATGTTATTTCCGATCCGGCCGTCTCGGTCATTATGCCGATCTCGCTCGATCATCAGCCCTATCTCGGCGACAGGGTCGAACTGATTGCAGCCGAAAAGGCCGGCATCATGAAGCCGGGACTGCCTGTCGTCATCGGTCACCAGGAATATGATGCCGCGCTCGATGTGCTGATGTCGACGGCCGAACGGCTGCATTGCCCGAGCGCGGTTTTCGGGCAGGATTTCATGGCCCATGAGGAATATGGGCGGCTTGTCTATCAGGACGAATACGGCCTTGCCGACCTGCCGCTGCCGCGTCTTCCCGGTCGCCATCAATACGCCAATGCCGCCGCCGCCATCCGCGCCGTCAAGGCGGCGGGTTTCACCGTCACCGAGACGATGATGGAAAAGGCGATGAATTGCGTGGAATGGCCGGGCCGGCTGCAGCGCCTGAGCGAAGGCCGGCTGCTGTCGCATGCCCCGCTCGGCGCCGAGATCTGGGTCGATGGCGGGCATAATCCCGGCGCCGGCGAAGTGATCGCCGAAGCCATGGCCAGTTTCGAGGAGCGCCAGCCGCGGCCGCTTTTCCTGATCATCGGCATGATCAACACCAAGGATCCGATCGGCTATTTCAAGGCCTTCACAGGTCTGGTCGAGAAGGTGTTCTGCGTACCGATCCGTGGCAGCGACGCGATGATCGATCCGGTGATATTATCGAACGCCGCCTATGATGCCGGTTTGGTTGCCGAACCGATGTCGACGGTCGGCGATGCGCTGGAAGCGATAAAAACGGCACTCCAGCCGGCGGCACTGCCGCCCCGCATCCTTGTCGGCGGCTCTCTCTACCTCGTCGGCGATGTGCTTACCGACAACGGCACGCCCCCGAAATAG
- a CDS encoding DUF2218 domain-containing protein — translation MHLSKAVVRTEHASRYLQQLCKHWSHKFSVDFDSHKGRVPFSDAAEVTFAADDACLTMTLSVTDPAQQARMQGVIDDHLKRFAFREELDMAWTD, via the coding sequence ATGCACCTCTCCAAGGCCGTCGTGCGCACCGAGCATGCAAGCCGGTATCTGCAGCAGCTCTGCAAACACTGGAGCCACAAGTTCAGCGTCGATTTCGATTCGCACAAGGGCCGTGTGCCGTTCAGCGATGCGGCCGAAGTGACCTTTGCCGCCGATGATGCGTGCCTGACCATGACGTTATCCGTCACCGACCCCGCGCAGCAGGCAAGGATGCAGGGCGTCATCGACGATCACCTGAAGCGCTTCGCCTTTCGCGAGGAACTCGATATGGCCTGGACCGATTAA
- a CDS encoding polyhydroxyalkanoate depolymerase: MFYQLYELNHAAMAPFRAAADIMRFAYANPLNPFSNTPFGRTMAASLEMFERTTRRYGKPEFGLKQTSIGDQTVSVREEIVWSRSFCNLLHFARNVPPGRAADPRILIVAPMSGHYATLLRGTVEALLPSADVYITDWIDARMVPMTEGTFDFDDYVDYVIEMLHFLGHDTHVIAVCQPSVPVLVAAAVMEEAQDPLSPSSMTLMGGPIDTRINPTAVNKLAHERSLQWFSDNVIMNVPWPQPGFMRPVYPGFLQLSGFMSMNLDRHVVAHKEFFMHLVKNDGEPEKHRDFYDEYLAVMDLTAEFYLQTVEQVFMKHSLPKGELMHRGKRVDPAAIRNVALLTVEGENDDISGVGQTRAAQTICVNIPEDMRMHYLQPDVGHYGVFNGSRFRREIAPRIVNFVRQHSRAAVKRPVQRVIKGGRTA; the protein is encoded by the coding sequence ATGTTTTATCAGCTTTATGAATTGAACCATGCCGCCATGGCGCCGTTTCGCGCCGCGGCTGACATCATGCGATTTGCCTATGCCAATCCGCTGAATCCATTTTCCAATACGCCGTTTGGCCGGACAATGGCGGCAAGCCTCGAAATGTTTGAGCGCACCACACGCCGCTACGGAAAGCCGGAATTCGGTTTGAAGCAGACGTCGATCGGCGATCAGACAGTTTCGGTTCGCGAAGAGATCGTCTGGTCGCGATCCTTTTGCAACCTTCTGCATTTTGCCCGCAATGTTCCGCCCGGCCGCGCCGCCGATCCGCGCATCCTGATCGTCGCGCCGATGTCCGGCCATTATGCGACGCTGCTGCGCGGCACGGTTGAGGCGTTGCTGCCAAGCGCCGATGTCTACATCACCGACTGGATCGACGCCCGCATGGTGCCGATGACGGAAGGCACCTTCGATTTCGACGATTACGTCGACTATGTTATCGAGATGCTGCATTTCCTCGGTCACGACACCCATGTGATCGCCGTCTGTCAGCCGTCGGTGCCGGTGCTGGTCGCAGCCGCGGTGATGGAGGAGGCCCAGGATCCGCTTTCGCCGTCATCGATGACGCTGATGGGCGGCCCGATCGACACGCGCATCAACCCGACGGCGGTCAACAAGCTCGCCCATGAGCGGTCGCTGCAGTGGTTTTCCGATAATGTGATCATGAACGTGCCCTGGCCGCAGCCGGGCTTCATGCGGCCTGTCTATCCGGGTTTCCTGCAGTTGTCGGGCTTCATGTCGATGAACCTCGACCGGCACGTCGTCGCCCACAAGGAGTTCTTCATGCATCTCGTGAAGAACGACGGCGAACCGGAAAAACATCGCGATTTCTACGACGAATATCTCGCCGTCATGGATCTGACCGCCGAGTTCTATCTGCAGACGGTGGAACAGGTCTTCATGAAGCATTCGCTGCCGAAGGGCGAATTGATGCACCGCGGCAAGCGCGTCGATCCGGCGGCGATCCGCAACGTCGCGCTCCTGACCGTCGAGGGCGAGAATGACGACATTTCAGGGGTCGGCCAGACCAGGGCGGCGCAGACCATCTGCGTCAACATCCCCGAAGATATGCGCATGCACTATCTCCAGCCGGATGTCGGCCACTACGGCGTTTTCAACGGCTCGCGATTCCGTCGCGAGATCGCGCCGCGCATCGTCAATTTCGTCCGCCAGCATTCTCGCGCCGCCGTCAAACGCCCCGTGCAGCGTGTCATCAAGGGCGGACGGACAGCGTGA
- a CDS encoding phosphoribosylanthranilate isomerase has translation MKPDIKICGLKTPEAIDRALKRGATHIGFIFFEKSPRYIEPDLAAKLAEPARGKAKIVAVVVDPTNDELDEIVSLLKPDILQLHGNESPEHVLTIKALYGLPVMKVFSVRTADDLKRVEAYIGIADRFLFDAKAPKGSELPGGNGISFDWSLLSWLDGSIDYMLSGGLNKNNVADALVKTRARGIDVSSGVETEPGVKSVAMIDEFFDAVETADAPVMAPGS, from the coding sequence ATGAAACCGGATATTAAAATCTGTGGCTTGAAGACGCCCGAAGCGATCGATCGTGCGCTGAAACGCGGCGCGACCCATATCGGGTTTATCTTCTTCGAAAAGAGCCCGCGTTACATCGAGCCGGACTTGGCGGCAAAACTTGCCGAACCTGCCCGCGGTAAGGCGAAGATCGTCGCTGTCGTCGTCGATCCCACAAATGACGAGCTGGATGAGATCGTCTCGCTGTTGAAGCCGGATATTCTGCAGCTCCACGGCAATGAGAGCCCCGAACATGTGCTGACCATCAAGGCGCTCTATGGTCTGCCTGTCATGAAGGTCTTTTCGGTGCGCACCGCCGACGATCTGAAACGGGTCGAGGCCTATATCGGCATTGCCGACCGTTTCCTCTTCGATGCGAAAGCGCCGAAAGGTTCGGAACTGCCTGGCGGCAACGGCATTTCCTTCGACTGGAGCCTTCTCAGCTGGCTCGACGGCAGCATCGACTACATGCTGTCCGGCGGACTGAACAAGAACAATGTCGCGGATGCGCTTGTGAAGACCAGGGCGCGTGGTATCGACGTCTCCTCGGGTGTCGAAACCGAGCCTGGCGTCAAAAGCGTCGCAATGATCGATGAATTTTTCGATGCGGTCGAAACGGCGGATGCGCCTGTCATGGCCCCAGGGAGTTGA
- a CDS encoding fumarylacetoacetate hydrolase family protein — protein MKLMRVGEAGREKPALLDADGKIRDLSAHVSDIAGEAISPAGLARIAALDPKTLPELAPGRIGACVAGTGKFICIGLNFSDHAAETGATVPPEPVIFMKATSAISGPNDTVLIPRGSEKTDWEVELGVVIGKTAKYVSEAEALDYVAGYCVSHDVSERAFQTERAGQWTKGKSCDTFGPIGPWLVTKDEIADPQNLAMWLKVNGQTMQNGSSRTMVYGVAHIVAYLSQFMSLHPGDVISTGTPPGVGMGMKPPRFLRDGDVVELGIEGLGSQKQSFVADR, from the coding sequence ATGAAGCTGATGCGTGTTGGCGAAGCAGGTCGTGAAAAACCGGCGCTTCTCGATGCCGATGGCAAGATTCGCGATCTTTCGGCGCATGTCTCCGATATCGCCGGCGAGGCAATCTCGCCGGCCGGTCTTGCGAGGATAGCGGCGCTCGATCCGAAGACCCTTCCAGAGCTCGCGCCCGGCCGGATCGGCGCCTGCGTCGCCGGCACGGGCAAATTCATCTGCATCGGCCTCAATTTTTCCGACCATGCCGCCGAAACGGGCGCCACCGTGCCGCCCGAGCCGGTGATCTTCATGAAAGCGACCTCGGCTATATCAGGTCCGAACGACACCGTTCTCATCCCGCGCGGCTCGGAAAAGACCGACTGGGAAGTCGAACTCGGCGTCGTCATCGGCAAGACTGCAAAATATGTCAGCGAAGCCGAGGCGCTCGACTACGTCGCCGGCTACTGCGTGTCGCACGACGTCTCCGAACGCGCCTTTCAGACGGAGCGCGCCGGCCAGTGGACCAAGGGCAAGTCCTGCGACACCTTCGGGCCGATCGGCCCGTGGCTCGTCACCAAGGACGAGATCGCCGATCCGCAGAACCTTGCCATGTGGCTGAAGGTCAACGGCCAGACGATGCAGAACGGCTCTTCCAGGACCATGGTTTATGGCGTCGCCCACATCGTTGCCTATCTCAGCCAGTTCATGTCGCTGCATCCAGGCGACGTCATCTCGACTGGAACGCCTCCCGGCGTCGGCATGGGCATGAAGCCGCCGCGTTTCTTGAGAGATGGCGACGTCGTCGAGCTCGGCATCGAAGGTCTTGGCAGCCAGAAGCAGAGCTTCGTCGCGGATCGTTAA
- the trpA gene encoding tryptophan synthase subunit alpha, giving the protein MTARMDKRFAELKAEGRPALVTYFMGGDPDYDTSLGIMKALPEAGSDIIELGMPFSDPMADGPAIQLAGQRALKGGQTLKKTLQLAADFRKTNDLTPIVMMGYYNPIYIYGVEKFLDDALAAGIDGLIVVDLPPEMDDELCIPAIRKGINFIRLATPTTDEKRLPTVLKNTSGFVYYVSMNGITGSALPDPSLVSGAVQRIKQHTELPVCVGFGVKTAEHAKVIGGSADGVVVGTAIVNQVATSLTKDGKATPDTVQAVATLVRGLSSGARSARLVAAE; this is encoded by the coding sequence ATGACCGCACGCATGGACAAACGCTTTGCCGAGCTGAAGGCCGAGGGCCGTCCGGCGCTTGTGACCTATTTCATGGGCGGCGATCCTGACTACGATACCTCTCTCGGCATCATGAAGGCGCTGCCTGAAGCAGGTTCCGACATCATCGAGCTCGGCATGCCCTTTTCCGATCCGATGGCCGACGGCCCGGCGATCCAGCTGGCCGGTCAGCGGGCGTTGAAAGGCGGCCAGACGCTGAAGAAGACGCTGCAGCTGGCGGCTGATTTCCGCAAGACCAACGATTTAACGCCGATCGTGATGATGGGCTATTACAATCCGATCTATATCTACGGCGTCGAAAAGTTCCTCGATGATGCACTCGCCGCCGGCATCGACGGCCTGATCGTCGTCGACCTGCCGCCGGAGATGGACGACGAACTCTGCATTCCGGCGATCCGCAAGGGCATCAACTTCATCCGCCTGGCGACGCCGACCACCGACGAAAAGCGCCTGCCCACCGTGTTGAAAAACACCTCCGGCTTCGTCTACTACGTGTCGATGAACGGCATTACCGGCTCGGCACTGCCCGATCCGTCGCTGGTTTCGGGCGCCGTCCAGCGTATCAAGCAGCATACGGAGCTGCCCGTTTGCGTCGGTTTCGGCGTCAAGACGGCGGAGCACGCGAAGGTCATTGGCGGCTCTGCCGACGGCGTCGTCGTCGGCACCGCCATCGTCAATCAGGTCGCAACAAGCTTGACGAAAGACGGAAAGGCGACGCCCGACACGGTTCAGGCGGTCGCAACGCTGGTGCGCGGCCTCTCATCGGGAGCACGTTCGGCGCGCCTTGTTGCTGCCGAATAG
- the trxA gene encoding thioredoxin, with translation MATVKVDINNFQSEVLESAEPVVVDFWAEWCGPCKMIAPSLEEISVEMEGKVKVAKLNIDENPELAAQFGVRSIPTLAIFKGGEVADISVGAKPKTALSNWISNAA, from the coding sequence ATGGCTACCGTGAAAGTCGATATCAATAACTTCCAGTCGGAAGTTCTGGAATCCGCAGAACCCGTCGTCGTCGATTTCTGGGCTGAATGGTGCGGTCCATGCAAGATGATCGCTCCGAGCCTTGAGGAAATTTCCGTCGAAATGGAAGGCAAGGTCAAGGTCGCCAAGCTCAACATCGATGAAAACCCGGAACTCGCCGCCCAGTTCGGCGTGCGCTCCATTCCGACGCTCGCGATCTTCAAGGGCGGCGAAGTGGCCGATATCTCGGTCGGCGCCAAGCCGAAGACCGCGCTTTCGAACTGGATTTCGAACGCCGCCTGA